One window of the Wolbachia endosymbiont of Encarsia formosa genome contains the following:
- the frr gene encoding ribosome recycling factor, with amino-acid sequence MLNEIKAKTKERMLKTIQSFHDDMKGVRTGRANSSLLDGIVVNIYGGHQKLNQVAGVSAIDNKTLSVKVWDATVIGEVKNAIINANLNLNPVVEGNTIRIVLPDLTQETREKLVKLLHQFSENARVAIRNIRRDVMEEIEEMKKNKEISEDDFHVAKKEIQNITDDNVKKVYDDLSIKEKDILHH; translated from the coding sequence ATGTTAAACGAAATAAAAGCTAAAACAAAAGAAAGAATGCTAAAAACTATTCAGTCTTTTCATGATGATATGAAAGGTGTACGTACTGGTAGAGCTAACTCATCATTACTTGATGGTATAGTTGTAAATATCTATGGTGGACATCAAAAACTGAACCAAGTTGCAGGCGTTTCAGCTATAGATAACAAAACTCTATCAGTTAAAGTTTGGGATGCTACTGTTATCGGTGAAGTAAAAAATGCGATAATCAATGCTAACCTGAATTTAAATCCTGTTGTTGAAGGAAATACTATACGTATAGTTCTTCCAGACTTAACGCAAGAAACTCGTGAAAAATTAGTGAAATTATTGCATCAATTTTCTGAAAATGCACGAGTTGCAATTAGAAATATACGCAGAGATGTTATGGAAGAAATAGAGGAAATGAAGAAAAATAAGGAAATCTCAGAAGATGATTTTCATGTTGCCAAAAAGGAAATACAAAACATTACTGATGATAATGTAAAAAAAGTCTATGATGACTTATCTATTAAAGAAAAGGATATATTACATCATTAA
- a CDS encoding TrkH family potassium uptake protein: protein MESLQVLRSIAFIVGIFLLLFGVAMLIPAITNNYLGYEWKNFLVGFIVTCTFSAIFILLGKLSKLHGMPAIFAITTCTWIVLSLFAAIPFYLDSLSYVDALFEAVSGITTTGATVLSEIEQQSPGILLWRAMLHGIGGFGIITVGIAIFPIFKVLSLNNLLYSEYSDALKRKLPHTRSVVIHIAEIYYCLILLCIFSYYLAGMPLFDAVCQGMSAVSTGGFANYNDSIGYYNNPILEVITIIFMILGSLPFLSYLKIIRRLDVCYDEQVSYFIKIVVISSLLACFWLYKNFDLGVFLSFRYSTFTITSFITSTGYVMCNYLNWSFISVLAFFLAFIGGCGGSASGGIKIFRLVIFLKSIRNYFSSLLNPSESDRVKLNGKILENDEVQSVFTFFAIYMLTFTISSIVMSYLSNADFITSISSVSAMLTNSGPGFSNLIGPSGNYSSFSGGVKLFLSFLMLLGRLEILPIYFCIGSLYWKLCHSRV from the coding sequence ATGGAAAGTCTGCAAGTTTTACGTTCAATTGCGTTTATTGTGGGAATTTTTCTATTGTTGTTTGGCGTAGCAATGCTTATTCCTGCTATTACTAATAATTATCTAGGTTACGAATGGAAAAATTTTCTGGTTGGATTTATAGTTACCTGCACATTTAGTGCAATTTTTATTTTATTGGGTAAACTAAGTAAGTTACATGGAATGCCGGCAATTTTTGCGATTACTACCTGTACCTGGATTGTATTATCTCTATTTGCAGCTATTCCATTCTATCTTGATAGTCTAAGCTACGTTGATGCACTATTTGAAGCAGTATCTGGGATTACAACCACAGGGGCAACTGTGCTCAGCGAAATTGAACAACAATCTCCAGGGATACTACTGTGGAGAGCAATGCTGCATGGTATAGGAGGATTTGGAATAATTACAGTAGGAATTGCAATTTTTCCCATATTTAAGGTTTTGAGCTTAAATAATTTACTCTATTCTGAGTACTCAGATGCTCTTAAAAGAAAGTTACCACATACGCGAAGCGTAGTAATACATATTGCAGAAATATATTACTGCCTAATTTTATTGTGCATATTTTCCTACTATCTAGCTGGCATGCCATTATTTGACGCAGTATGTCAAGGAATGTCCGCTGTATCAACTGGTGGATTTGCTAACTATAACGATTCTATAGGCTACTACAATAACCCTATATTGGAGGTCATAACAATTATCTTTATGATTTTAGGCTCTTTACCTTTTCTGAGCTATTTAAAAATTATAAGACGATTAGACGTTTGTTATGATGAACAGGTCTCTTACTTTATTAAGATAGTTGTTATCTCATCTTTGCTTGCTTGTTTTTGGTTATATAAAAATTTTGACTTAGGAGTATTTTTATCATTTAGGTACAGCACATTCACCATTACCTCCTTTATCACATCAACTGGCTATGTAATGTGCAACTACTTGAATTGGAGCTTTATTTCAGTCTTAGCTTTCTTTTTAGCTTTTATTGGTGGATGTGGTGGTTCTGCTAGTGGTGGAATCAAAATCTTCCGTTTAGTCATTTTTCTAAAGTCTATAAGGAATTACTTTAGCTCTTTATTAAATCCAAGTGAAAGCGATAGAGTAAAACTCAATGGTAAAATACTGGAAAATGATGAAGTTCAATCCGTCTTTACGTTTTTTGCGATTTACATGTTAACGTTCACTATATCATCAATAGTGATGTCTTACTTGAGCAATGCAGACTTTATAACTAGCATCAGCTCTGTTTCTGCAATGCTTACAAATTCTGGCCCAGGATTTAGTAACCTCATAGGTCCTTCAGGTAATTATTCCTCCTTTAGTGGTGGAGTAAAGCTATTTCTATCGTTTTTGATGCTGCTTGGCAGGCTTGAAATATTGCCAATTTATTTTTGTATAGGTAGTTTATACTGGAAACTTTGCCATTCCAGAGTGTAA
- the virB9 gene encoding P-type conjugative transfer protein VirB9, translated as MNMCRILLVLALLISGNLNASINNKPISVDSRIKTFVYSPNEVFTVIFSQGYYSYIEFAAGEKVKNIAVGDASSWKINPYDNKLLVMPFEVSSRTNMIITTTKKRNYIFDLISRPNYDKYPDNDAKKVDHDYSVEKDISYVIRFYYPQEEDEFDVDLDEVSLPTQMQYITEKPEKIIQENNTRYNYTYIDEGGNVDIVPIELFDDGYLTYLKFRNSNKIPQIFIEGESCKRLLFDDYVVIKGVHKKLLMRYEGSEVEVINRSL; from the coding sequence ATGAATATGTGTAGGATATTGTTAGTTTTAGCTTTACTAATAAGTGGCAACTTAAATGCATCTATTAATAATAAACCTATTTCTGTAGATAGTAGAATAAAGACTTTTGTATATAGCCCTAATGAGGTGTTTACAGTAATTTTTAGTCAAGGTTACTATTCTTATATTGAGTTTGCAGCAGGGGAAAAAGTCAAAAATATTGCTGTTGGTGATGCATCAAGTTGGAAAATTAATCCTTATGATAATAAACTGCTTGTCATGCCATTTGAAGTCAGTAGTCGCACTAACATGATTATTACGACAACTAAAAAGAGAAATTACATTTTTGATCTAATTTCAAGACCAAATTACGATAAATACCCAGATAATGATGCTAAAAAAGTGGATCATGATTATTCCGTTGAAAAGGATATATCTTACGTAATACGTTTTTATTATCCTCAAGAAGAAGATGAATTTGATGTTGATTTAGATGAGGTTTCTTTACCTACTCAAATGCAATACATTACAGAAAAGCCAGAAAAAATAATACAAGAAAATAATACGAGGTACAACTATACATATATTGATGAAGGTGGTAACGTAGATATAGTTCCAATTGAGTTATTCGATGATGGTTATTTAACCTATTTAAAGTTTAGAAATAGTAATAAAATTCCTCAGATTTTTATAGAAGGCGAATCCTGTAAAAGGCTGTTATTTGATGATTATGTTGTAATAAAAGGAGTACATAAAAAGCTATTAATGCGTTATGAAGGTAGTGAAGTTGAAGTTATAAATAGGTCACTTTAG
- a CDS encoding metallophosphoesterase has translation MKIANIFIFLILSLTISFYPTHAQILYTWSQIIPENKLSIRAIIDNNMCPIAYVDNKAVEMLSRSSINNTETVCELIVETNAQNISIDNIKVPVLAEKISKIAFIGDTGCRINMLFQQECNSVDNWPLKKNLDSISFHKPDLIIHVGDYHYRQTKCRNTKKCGDIYGYSKEAWYADWFEPAKDILTQSPFLFVRGNHESCNRAYEGWFRYLDSYPFFPKKCEDLISSWFLDAGPMKFFIFDSSSGEEIFTTQSTVDAFERQFDKLIQDKPTWFLTHKPLWRSPKKEFLTLKSHGNLTQIEAFGDKFPSNVTTVVSGHIHIAQILLMDNVPDQIIVGNGGALLHAQDQEPVYQNVEFNYPNSRNYLAHEVRNFFGFGFAILSLDDHKFTFYNQDNKEMYYANLTKDFKLKTNLN, from the coding sequence ATGAAAATAGCTAATATCTTCATTTTTTTAATTCTATCTCTTACAATTAGCTTTTACCCCACTCATGCACAAATATTGTATACATGGTCTCAAATCATTCCAGAAAATAAATTAAGCATACGTGCGATTATAGACAATAACATGTGTCCCATTGCTTACGTCGATAATAAGGCAGTAGAAATGCTAAGTCGCAGCTCAATTAACAATACCGAAACAGTTTGTGAACTGATAGTAGAAACAAATGCTCAAAATATAAGCATTGATAATATAAAAGTTCCCGTATTAGCAGAAAAGATCAGCAAAATTGCCTTCATTGGCGATACAGGATGTAGAATAAATATGCTATTTCAGCAAGAATGTAATTCTGTAGATAACTGGCCTTTGAAAAAAAATCTAGATTCAATCTCTTTTCATAAACCAGATTTAATTATCCATGTTGGTGATTATCATTATAGACAAACAAAATGTAGAAACACAAAAAAGTGCGGCGATATTTACGGATATAGCAAAGAAGCTTGGTACGCTGATTGGTTTGAGCCTGCAAAAGATATTTTAACACAATCTCCTTTTCTTTTTGTTCGTGGAAATCATGAGAGTTGTAATAGAGCTTATGAAGGATGGTTCAGATATTTAGATTCATACCCCTTTTTCCCTAAAAAATGTGAAGATCTTATTTCCAGTTGGTTCTTAGATGCTGGGCCGATGAAGTTTTTTATCTTCGACTCTTCATCCGGTGAGGAAATTTTTACAACCCAAAGCACAGTTGATGCTTTTGAGAGGCAGTTTGATAAATTGATACAAGATAAGCCCACGTGGTTTTTGACTCATAAACCGCTTTGGAGATCTCCAAAAAAAGAATTTTTGACATTAAAAAGCCATGGTAATCTTACACAAATTGAAGCTTTTGGAGATAAATTTCCAAGCAATGTTACTACCGTAGTTTCTGGCCACATTCATATAGCCCAGATTTTATTAATGGATAATGTTCCAGATCAGATTATAGTTGGAAACGGCGGTGCATTATTACACGCTCAAGATCAAGAACCTGTTTATCAAAATGTAGAATTTAACTATCCAAATAGTAGAAATTACTTAGCACACGAAGTTAGAAATTTTTTCGGCTTTGGCTTTGCAATATTAAGTTTAGATGATCACAAATTTACTTTCTATAACCAAGATAATAAGGAAATGTATTATGCAAACTTAACGAAAGACTTTAAACTCAAAACAAATTTAAATTAG
- a CDS encoding type IV secretion system protein, protein MLKFLKQEKSNESLDKDINWNSSRYSTVVAQRNTLFLFTLILLVAISVSILAIFKISTSSTIEPFVIEIDKKSGIVQLVDPVTVKQYSANETLRDYFISEYIKAREVFDPYNYNYNYYTKVRLFSSPSVYSEFSNYIKSQNMNDLFNLYSYAKGELKIRSIQKLGNDALQVRFSIEFTRKDGNSSRKNKIVVMSYKYASLEMNGQQRYINPLGFQVISYRVDDEYV, encoded by the coding sequence ATGCTGAAATTTTTAAAACAAGAAAAAAGTAATGAGTCATTAGATAAGGATATAAATTGGAATTCAAGTCGCTATAGCACAGTTGTTGCTCAGAGAAATACTTTATTTTTATTTACATTAATATTACTAGTTGCAATTTCTGTAAGCATATTAGCTATATTTAAAATTAGCACAAGTAGCACTATTGAGCCATTCGTTATAGAAATTGACAAAAAGTCAGGAATAGTGCAGTTGGTTGATCCTGTTACAGTAAAACAATATTCTGCAAATGAAACTCTGAGAGATTATTTTATTTCAGAGTATATAAAAGCAAGGGAAGTTTTTGACCCGTATAATTATAATTATAATTATTATACAAAAGTAAGGTTGTTTTCTTCGCCTAGTGTATATAGTGAATTTAGCAATTATATAAAATCGCAGAATATGAATGACCTTTTTAATTTATATTCATATGCTAAAGGTGAGTTGAAAATTCGTTCAATTCAAAAATTAGGTAACGATGCTCTTCAAGTGAGATTTTCTATAGAATTTACACGAAAAGATGGAAATTCCTCAAGGAAAAATAAGATAGTTGTGATGTCGTATAAATATGCATCGCTTGAAATGAATGGTCAGCAAAGATATATTAACCCGTTAGGGTTTCAAGTTATTTCATATAGAGTAGATGATGAATATGTGTAG
- the pyrH gene encoding UMP kinase, with protein sequence MMQISNKTSEVKYPRVLFKISGEALMGSKLFGHDMEVIDKLSKDIVEVCNLGVQVCIVVGGGNIFRGASASLSGCERASSDYIGMLGTVINALILQNFLEKSSIVSRVLSAIPMTTICEPYIRRKAIHHLEKGRVVIFAAGTGNPFFTTDTSAALRAVEMNCDVILKGTQVRGVYSADPKKNEDAVMYDRLSYTDLLTRDLKVMDASAISLARENSIPIIVFSLKREKMVDIIKGQGTYTIVSDYKH encoded by the coding sequence ATGATGCAAATAAGTAACAAAACTTCAGAAGTAAAATACCCCAGAGTGTTATTCAAAATCTCTGGGGAGGCTTTGATGGGATCAAAGCTATTTGGCCATGATATGGAAGTGATAGATAAACTATCCAAAGACATAGTTGAAGTTTGTAATCTCGGAGTTCAAGTTTGTATTGTTGTTGGTGGTGGGAATATTTTTCGTGGTGCATCAGCATCTTTAAGTGGCTGTGAAAGAGCAAGCAGTGATTATATTGGAATGCTTGGCACTGTCATTAATGCTTTAATTTTGCAGAATTTTTTAGAAAAAAGCTCTATAGTTTCTAGGGTATTATCTGCTATACCTATGACTACCATATGTGAGCCTTATATAAGAAGGAAGGCTATTCATCATTTAGAAAAAGGTAGAGTTGTCATTTTTGCAGCAGGTACAGGTAACCCATTTTTTACCACAGATACATCTGCAGCTCTACGTGCTGTTGAAATGAATTGTGATGTTATTCTAAAAGGTACGCAAGTAAGAGGTGTATATTCTGCTGATCCAAAAAAAAATGAGGATGCTGTGATGTATGATAGGCTTTCTTATACAGATTTGCTAACTCGTGATTTAAAAGTTATGGATGCATCAGCAATTTCACTTGCTCGTGAGAATTCTATCCCGATTATAGTTTTTTCTTTAAAAAGAGAAAAAATGGTCGATATTATTAAGGGTCAAGGTACTTATACTATAGTATCAGATTATAAACATTAG
- a CDS encoding GTP cyclohydrolase II, protein MFIGNQSSNKVERAISEIRRGLPILIYDDENNYLLLAAAETLEKNLFSQYKLISGNVYVTLTASKVKYICQSKEHSSKRLLISNFDELLHLINCSKEDSIKELQFSKTIDAYAVALLKFSELLPYALVADMTFENKHEMQNWCEENDIIALNTLLVNDFQRNHSVYEVCKTSLFLKQTQEVDIISYRTKSGGREHYAIIIGNPDKDNEPLVRIHSSCYTGDLLDSLSCDCRSQLHQAIQIMTDFGNGIILYLMQDGRGIGLTNKLRAYSMQRKYNLDTVDANRVLGFEDDERSFAVAAKILKKLNINKIQLLTNNGRKLSELKNNDIEVTNCIPLIMERNEYNDSYMETKFGKLGHGLRVY, encoded by the coding sequence ATGTTTATAGGAAATCAAAGTAGCAATAAGGTAGAAAGAGCTATCAGCGAAATCAGGCGTGGTCTTCCAATTTTAATATATGATGATGAAAATAACTATCTATTGCTTGCTGCTGCTGAAACTTTAGAAAAAAATTTATTTAGTCAATATAAGCTTATATCAGGTAATGTATATGTTACTTTGACTGCAAGTAAGGTAAAATACATATGTCAGAGTAAAGAACATAGTAGCAAACGTCTATTGATAAGCAATTTTGATGAACTGCTCCATTTAATAAACTGTTCAAAGGAAGATAGCATAAAAGAATTGCAATTCTCAAAGACAATAGATGCGTATGCTGTTGCCTTGCTTAAGTTCTCAGAGTTATTGCCATACGCATTAGTGGCTGATATGACTTTTGAGAATAAACATGAAATGCAAAATTGGTGTGAAGAAAATGACATTATTGCACTAAATACGTTACTTGTGAATGATTTTCAACGAAATCATAGTGTGTATGAAGTGTGCAAAACATCATTATTTTTAAAGCAGACTCAAGAAGTAGATATCATATCTTATAGAACCAAAAGTGGCGGAAGAGAACATTATGCAATTATCATTGGCAATCCAGATAAAGATAATGAGCCATTAGTGAGAATTCATTCTTCATGCTATACAGGAGACTTATTAGACAGCTTATCATGTGATTGCAGAAGCCAGTTACATCAAGCGATTCAAATAATGACTGACTTTGGGAATGGCATTATATTATACTTGATGCAAGATGGGAGAGGTATTGGTTTGACTAATAAGCTAAGAGCATACAGTATGCAAAGAAAATATAATCTTGATACTGTTGATGCAAATAGAGTATTGGGTTTTGAAGATGATGAAAGGAGCTTTGCTGTTGCAGCTAAAATACTTAAGAAATTGAACATTAACAAAATACAATTACTTACAAACAATGGTAGAAAGTTATCAGAGTTGAAAAATAACGATATAGAAGTTACAAATTGTATACCACTTATTATGGAACGCAATGAATATAATGATTCATATATGGAAACAAAATTTGGCAAGTTAGGCCATGGATTAAGGGTTTATTAG
- the virB11 gene encoding P-type DNA transfer ATPase VirB11, translated as MNYAALDTYLEPLQGIFQEEGVNEISINKPKEVWIENRGEIRCEKLEIFDLNHLKSLSRLIAQATEQKLSEETPLLSATLPNGYRIQIVFPPACEPDKVVISIRKPSSMQLALDDYEKMGAFSETVIGVNDNTVDRHLDLLLKQKKIKEFLEYAVINKKNIIISGGTSTGKTTFTNATLRAIPSEERIITVEDAREIVLNDHPNRVHLIASKGGQGRAKVTTQDLIEACLRLRPDRIIVGELRGAEAFSFIRAINTGHPGSISTLHADSPAMALEQIKLMVMQANLGIPPDQIIPYIRNVIDIVIQLKRTSGGKRSISEILFTRSSNENT; from the coding sequence ATGAACTATGCTGCACTTGATACATACTTGGAGCCATTACAAGGGATATTTCAAGAGGAAGGTGTAAATGAAATATCAATAAATAAACCGAAGGAAGTATGGATTGAAAATCGCGGTGAAATAAGATGCGAAAAGTTAGAAATATTTGATCTTAATCATTTAAAATCTCTTAGCAGGTTGATTGCTCAAGCTACAGAACAAAAACTGAGCGAAGAGACACCGCTGCTTTCAGCTACATTACCAAATGGTTATCGTATACAGATAGTGTTTCCTCCAGCATGTGAGCCTGATAAAGTAGTCATTTCAATTCGTAAACCTTCTTCTATGCAATTGGCATTGGATGATTATGAAAAAATGGGGGCTTTTTCTGAAACTGTTATAGGAGTGAACGATAATACAGTAGATCGTCACCTAGATTTGCTACTGAAACAAAAAAAAATAAAAGAGTTTTTAGAATATGCTGTAATAAATAAGAAAAATATCATAATTAGTGGTGGAACTTCCACTGGTAAAACCACTTTTACTAATGCTACTTTGCGTGCTATTCCATCTGAAGAAAGAATTATTACTGTTGAAGATGCAAGAGAGATAGTTTTGAATGATCATCCGAATAGAGTACATCTTATTGCTTCTAAAGGAGGGCAGGGCAGAGCAAAAGTAACCACTCAAGATTTGATAGAAGCGTGCTTACGTTTAAGACCAGACAGAATAATAGTTGGTGAGCTCCGTGGAGCGGAAGCTTTTAGTTTTATCAGGGCAATAAACACTGGCCACCCAGGGTCAATATCAACTCTTCATGCGGATAGTCCGGCAATGGCTCTTGAGCAAATAAAACTTATGGTTATGCAAGCAAATCTTGGCATTCCCCCAGATCAGATCATACCATACATTAGAAATGTAATTGACATTGTTATTCAACTCAAAAGGACCAGTGGTGGAAAAAGAAGCATTTCTGAAATATTATTTACTAGATCTTCAAATGAAAATACTTAA
- a CDS encoding substrate-binding domain-containing protein, which produces MLKRFFLIFAFVLLVPLSDADARKYIRIVGSSTVFPFISFVSEEFSRIFHFKTPVVESIGSGSGFKMFCSGIGKGTPDITTSSRPMKEVERELCKRNKVNEVIEIIIGYDGIVIANSNQSHRFDFTKNDLFETLSSYSEDNDRLVKNNKKFWSDVNQALPKTEIKIYGPHQNTGTHETLINFIMLDQYSCMNSRIFKENYQDQEKRKKACSNIRDDGRYIEVGINENIIIQKLKSNKNALGIFSFSFLAKNQDEIQGSTIAGIEPTYKNISSGEYMLARPLYLYIKKEHLDTVDGLREFIREVVDSISTEGGYLSRLGLIPLSSENIKKVLEKVRDII; this is translated from the coding sequence ATGCTGAAACGCTTTTTCCTTATTTTTGCATTTGTATTACTCGTGCCACTTTCAGATGCTGATGCCAGAAAATATATCAGAATTGTTGGATCTTCAACTGTTTTTCCTTTTATCTCATTTGTATCTGAGGAATTCAGTCGTATATTTCACTTTAAAACTCCAGTTGTAGAATCGATAGGAAGTGGATCAGGGTTCAAAATGTTTTGTTCAGGAATAGGGAAAGGCACACCAGATATCACCACTTCATCTCGCCCTATGAAGGAAGTAGAGAGAGAATTATGCAAAAGAAATAAAGTGAATGAAGTAATAGAGATCATAATCGGCTATGATGGAATTGTTATTGCAAATTCAAATCAAAGCCATAGATTTGATTTTACAAAAAATGACCTGTTTGAAACTTTATCTTCATATTCTGAAGACAATGATAGATTAGTAAAGAATAACAAGAAATTTTGGTCTGATGTAAATCAAGCTCTACCAAAAACAGAAATTAAAATCTATGGTCCACATCAAAATACAGGTACACATGAAACTTTGATTAATTTTATTATGCTTGATCAATATTCATGCATGAACTCAAGGATTTTCAAAGAGAATTATCAAGACCAAGAAAAAAGAAAGAAAGCATGTAGTAATATCAGAGATGATGGAAGGTATATAGAAGTTGGAATTAATGAAAACATAATAATACAAAAATTGAAGAGCAATAAAAATGCTTTAGGAATATTTAGCTTCAGCTTTTTAGCGAAAAACCAAGATGAGATTCAAGGAAGCACAATCGCAGGAATTGAGCCAACTTATAAAAATATATCATCGGGGGAGTATATGTTAGCAAGGCCTTTATATCTTTATATAAAGAAAGAACACTTAGATACTGTTGATGGATTAAGGGAATTCATTAGAGAAGTTGTAGACTCTATTAGTACTGAAGGTGGATATTTATCTAGGCTTGGCTTAATTCCACTTTCAAGCGAAAATATAAAAAAAGTCTTGGAAAAGGTTCGTGATATAATATGA
- a CDS encoding TrbI/VirB10 family protein encodes MSKERHNIVEDESEIESKVVTVGYNQGYKALMVVMVALLVGGVYYLYFSPSNKEGPEIVKKEETKQNIQELKGKLEQVPDNVVVSERIATDLLPPLPPLPIPQVIPEVKQIKKEEVTKKEDQLKEIPLSNIPVLPKQNFPSGNVISNLPTSFPTIGGGGYPRDRRSAQMLAISGSSGEGKATDAVLSNTSAQSSKATKAEKLGLMIIQGKVIDAILETAISSDLQGMLRAVVSRDVYAETGDTILIPKGSRLIGGYSFDSNVAKARVNINWNRIILPHGIDVAIASSGTDELGRAGIAGIVDNKIASALFSSVALAGVSIGSAVVGEKASNLIDALTAMDAVKSITATEIDISSLKGDIVERLENSIKTEVGKVGDEKWKLGVRAIEKIRNGKSDQDLLRIIKEEIVSVIKSSGASGVDTITSDNIGITLDDVRQLLRQTQKRSKSVYDEAIGKSINDFSKDMRDIVDRSVDKKPTIYVNQGTALKVFVNQDIVFPPQSILNN; translated from the coding sequence ATGAGTAAAGAAAGGCATAATATTGTAGAAGATGAATCAGAGATAGAAAGCAAGGTAGTAACAGTTGGCTATAATCAAGGTTATAAGGCATTGATGGTAGTTATGGTAGCGCTCTTAGTTGGTGGAGTGTACTATCTTTATTTTAGTCCTTCTAATAAAGAGGGTCCAGAGATTGTTAAAAAAGAGGAAACAAAGCAAAACATTCAAGAATTGAAAGGAAAGTTAGAACAAGTTCCAGATAATGTAGTAGTTTCCGAGAGGATAGCAACTGATCTCTTGCCACCCTTACCTCCTCTTCCTATTCCACAAGTCATACCAGAAGTAAAACAAATCAAAAAAGAGGAAGTGACAAAAAAAGAAGATCAACTAAAAGAAATTCCCTTGTCAAATATACCTGTTTTACCAAAGCAAAATTTTCCTTCTGGTAATGTTATTAGCAATTTGCCTACTTCATTTCCTACAATAGGGGGTGGCGGTTATCCTAGAGACAGACGTAGTGCACAAATGTTAGCAATTTCAGGTAGTAGTGGGGAAGGTAAAGCTACAGATGCTGTTTTATCCAATACCTCAGCACAATCGAGCAAAGCTACCAAAGCTGAAAAGCTTGGTTTAATGATTATTCAAGGTAAAGTTATTGACGCTATTCTTGAAACTGCAATAAGTTCTGACTTACAAGGAATGCTCCGTGCTGTTGTTAGTAGAGACGTTTATGCAGAAACTGGTGATACAATTTTAATACCAAAAGGTTCAAGGTTAATAGGTGGTTATTCATTTGACTCAAACGTTGCAAAAGCCCGCGTGAACATAAATTGGAATAGGATCATTCTTCCTCATGGTATAGATGTTGCTATTGCATCATCTGGTACCGATGAGCTTGGAAGGGCAGGGATAGCTGGAATAGTTGATAATAAAATAGCAAGTGCATTATTCTCTTCAGTGGCACTTGCTGGTGTTTCGATTGGTTCAGCTGTTGTAGGAGAAAAAGCCTCTAATCTTATCGATGCGCTAACTGCCATGGATGCAGTGAAGTCTATTACTGCAACTGAAATAGATATTTCTTCTCTCAAAGGGGATATTGTTGAGAGATTGGAGAATTCTATAAAAACTGAAGTTGGGAAGGTAGGAGACGAAAAATGGAAATTGGGTGTTAGGGCTATTGAAAAAATTCGAAATGGTAAAAGTGATCAGGATTTGCTGAGAATAATAAAGGAAGAAATAGTAAGTGTGATAAAAAGTTCTGGAGCTAGTGGAGTTGATACAATTACTAGTGACAATATCGGTATAACTTTAGACGATGTACGTCAACTGTTGAGGCAAACTCAGAAAAGAAGCAAATCTGTTTATGATGAAGCAATTGGGAAGTCAATCAATGATTTTTCCAAAGACATGCGAGATATAGTTGATAGGAGTGTAGATAAAAAACCAACTATTTATGTTAATCAAGGAACTGCATTGAAAGTATTTGTTAACCAAGATATAGTATTTCCTCCACAGTCAATATTAAATAACTGA
- the dcd gene encoding dCTP deaminase: MAVMPDKWIREKAENSRMIEPFVNHKSSKGVVSFGLSSYGYDARVSNKFKIFTNVNSAIVDPKNFSDNSFIDKETDVCIIPPNSFVLASTVEYFRIPRNVLVICVGKSTYARCGIVVNVTPLEPGWEGHVTLEFSNTTPLPAKIYANEGACQFVFLSGESECEKSYDDMKGKYMNQCGITLPMVK; encoded by the coding sequence ATGGCAGTTATGCCAGATAAATGGATAAGGGAAAAGGCTGAAAACTCTAGAATGATAGAGCCTTTTGTGAATCATAAAAGCAGTAAGGGTGTTGTATCTTTCGGATTATCATCTTATGGCTATGATGCAAGAGTTAGTAATAAGTTTAAGATTTTTACTAATGTTAATTCAGCTATTGTAGACCCCAAGAATTTTTCTGATAATAGTTTCATAGATAAGGAAACAGATGTATGTATAATCCCACCAAATAGTTTTGTACTTGCCAGCACGGTGGAATATTTTCGTATACCAAGGAATGTACTGGTAATTTGTGTTGGCAAATCAACTTATGCAAGATGTGGTATTGTAGTAAATGTCACCCCTTTAGAACCTGGATGGGAAGGTCACGTCACACTTGAATTCTCTAACACTACTCCACTTCCTGCAAAAATTTACGCTAATGAAGGAGCATGCCAATTTGTGTTTTTAAGCGGCGAAAGTGAGTGTGAGAAGTCATATGATGATATGAAAGGAAAATATATGAATCAGTGTGGAATCACTTTGCCGATGGTGAAGTGA